The Plodia interpunctella isolate USDA-ARS_2022_Savannah chromosome 8, ilPloInte3.2, whole genome shotgun sequence genome window below encodes:
- the LOC128671802 gene encoding toll-like receptor 6 has translation MLSMGLLAVYATWCWMSIGAGGASLTSRVAEAPQECEWQRVSGGAGEPTRVQLTCSLRTAAGATDLLAGLTTSQAQRITSLDLHCTDVLFFESSLDVGRRKEEGTELLSRFHNLKELRIESCKIRYVPSAVLSPLSGLRSLSIRTHNTDWSAMSMEFHRDTFRGLTDLRNLNLGDNNIWILPSEIFCPLYNLKELNVTQNRLQDISNLGFSDWGNGPTAPGKSCNTVLETLDMSYNEISALPDNGLSSLRALQKLFLQNNRISNVADRAFVGLNDLQILNLSTNALTALPPEMFQSSRDIKQIYLNNNSLSVLAPTLLEGLDQLQILDLSVNELTSEWINRDTFSGLVRLIVLNLSHNRITKIDALLFQDLNNLQFLSLEYNHVSRIADGAFSNLKNLHSLSLAHNNIIEVDSSHFSNLYVLNQLFLDGNRITKVDLRSFENITKLHDLGLSANQLSEVPEAIKTLRFLTSLDLGMNRITKVTTSQFEGLDDLYGLRLVGNKIEKISKDTFAALPSLQILNLASNNIDQIDDGAFASNQQLKAIGLDGNKLVDLKGIFTNTQPLVWLNVSNNELLWFDYSHIPANLEWLDMHENKIEKLEDTYGVKESCNLKMLDVSANKIRFIDEFSFPSSIETIILNNNYIEKINPGTFLQKYNLNKVMLYANKIKTLEVGAFAISAVPEEKDLPEFYISENPFACDCTMEWLQRINQLSDLRQRPRVMDLESVRCSLTHSRAKSDVLLLEVKSSEFLCEYDSHCFTLCHCCDFDACDCKMTCPDRCSCYHDLTWNSNVVDCSNAGYDHVPDRIPMDATEIYLDGNDLKELGNHVFIGKKRLQVLFLNNSNINIIQNRTFNGIESLRVLHLDNNNIEVLRNTQFTKLQNLVELYLRDNKIKVIENDTFNYLPSLEFLDLDNNGYVDYMPWRVITDNNPRTRVSVDGNNWICDCKDVAQLNQWLIKKSKDTETMMCYFAHGQPMNKTIATVAKECKAEITTEETGTETLERLFIKPNDGVENYIPYIAAGLIIAIILLLMCALLFMFREDFKLWMHSKYGVRVFSSTSKDMNDNKNKRFDAFFVYNPRDEDFVTRAVSSNLENSGHTLCLQHRDLQLIERRSSDSLVSAAESSKRLVIVLSINFLQQEWYSVDSKAAVQSAINSVNIRHRRQKIVFLVTTDLSAINIDPDLKVLLKTCTVIVWGERNCWEKLNFRLPDVDVTLPNRTLHNSNNMKSGNREGFGRHGNLRYTAPPTSQDPWYKYGMAPPILMMSSPMHSTSASAEVSARSTEDETCSVASSDGRPDDRLPHHHSYVSIDNHQCEERPLRPAQQIPMSNTRPNNMRKTYFV, from the coding sequence ATGTTATCAATGGGATTGTTGGCTGTGTACGCGACATGGTGCTGGATGTCGATCGGAGCTGGCGGCGCCTCGCTCACGAGCCGGGTGGCGGAGGCTCCGCAGGAGTGCGAGTGGCAGCGGGTGTCGGGCGGCGCCGGCGAGCCCACCCGCGTGCAGCTGACCTGCTCACTGCGCACAGCTGCCGGCGCCACCGACCTGCTCGCCGGCTTGACTACTTCTCAAGCCCAACGCATCACTTCGCTTGACCTTCATTGCACGGATGTCCTCTTCTTCGAGAGCTCTTTGGATGTCGGAAGGCGAAAAGAAGAAGGAACTGAACTTTTGTCCCGCTTTCATAACCTGAAAGAACTGAGAATAGAGTCGTGTAAGATCCGATATGTGCCATCAGCAGTATTATCGCCCCTCAGTGGTCTCAGAAGTTTAAGCATCAGGACTCATAATACGGATTGGTCAGCGATGTCTATGGAGTTTCACAGAGACACTTTTCGTGGACTTACTGACTTGCGCAATTTGAACCTCGGTGATAACAACATTTGGATTTTGCcatctgaaatattttgtccATTATACAACTTGAAAGAACTAAATGTAACGCAGAACAGGCTACAAGACATTTCCAACTTGGGATTTTCAGATTGGGGCAATGGACCCACTGCGCCCGGCAAATCTTGCAACACGGTTTTAGAAACATTAGATATGTCATATAATGAAATCAGTGCATTGCCTGATAATGGCCTGTCAAGTTTACGAGCTTTACAAAAGTTATTCCTACAGAATAATAGAATATCGAACGTTGCAGATAGAGCGTTCGTTGGTTTGAATGATTTACAAATCCTCAACTTATCCACCAATGCGCTGACTGCACTACCGCCAGAAATGTTCCAGTCATCAAGAGATATAAagcaaatatatttgaataacaatTCTCTGAGTGTACTAGCGCCTACATTGTTGGAAGGCTTGGATCAGCTACAAATATTAGATTTATCTGTCAATGAATTGACAAGCGAATGGATAAACAGAGATACATTCTCGGGATTGGTACGCCTTATCGTATTAAATTTATCGCATAACAGAATAACGAAAATCGATGCACTGTTATTTcaagatttgaataatttacaatttctaAGTTTGGAATATAATCATGTATCTCGGATCGCAGATGGAGCATtttctaatttgaaaaatctacATTCACTCTCATTAGCCCACAATAATATCATTGAAGTTGACAGCAGTCATTTCTCAAACCTATACGTATTGAACCAACTATTTCTTGATGGAAACAGAATAACAAAAGTTGACTTGAGATCTTTTGAGAATATAACGAAACTCCACGATTTGGGTTTGAGTGCAAACCAGTTATCTGAGGTGCCGGAAGCCATAAAGACGTTGAGATTTTTGACATCTCTAGACTTAGGAATGAATCGGATAACCAAAGTTACAACTTCTCAGTTTGAAGGATTGGATGATTTATATGGACTCAGGCTTGTTGGGAacaaaattgagaaaatatcaaaagacACATTTGCCGCGCTGCCGTCTTTACAGATATTGAATTTGGcttcaaataatattgacCAAATAGATGATGGAGCTTTCGCCTCGAATCAACAATTGAAAGCAATCGGATTGGACGGAAATAAGCTAGTGGATTTAAAGGGAATATTTACTAATACCCAACCTCTTGTTTGGTTAAATGTTTCCAATAATGAGTTACTTTGGTTTGATTATAGTCACATACCGGCTAATCTGGAATGGCTCGACAtgcacgaaaataaaatagaaaagctGGAAGATACTTACGGCGTAAAAGAGTCGTGCAATTTAAAGATGCTCGACGTCAGTGCCAACAAAATTAGATTCATCGATGAATTTTCATTCCCGAGTAGCATTGAAACTATTATATTGAACAATAATtacatagaaaaaattaaCCCAGGTACATTCctacagaaatataatttaaataaagtaatgttATATGCCAATAAGATCAAAACATTAGAAGTGGGCGCCTTTGCGATTTCTGCAGTGCCCGAGGAGAAAGATTTGCCAGAGTTCTATATCAGTGAAAATCCATTTGCTTGTGACTGCACAATGGAATGGCTGCAGAGAATTAACCAATTAAGTGACCTCAGACAGCGCCCGAGAGTAATGGATTTAGAAAGCGTAAGGTGCTCTTTAACTCATTCACGAGCTAAATCGGACGTGCTTTTGCTTGAAGTTAAATCTTCAGAATTTTTATGCGAGTACGATTCGCATTGTTTCACCCTGTGCCATTGTTGTGACTTTGATGCCTGCGACTGTAAGATGACTTGTCCAGATAGATGCTCTTGTTATCATGATCTCACTTGGAACTCCAATGTGGTTGATTGTTCGAATGCCGGCTACGATCACGTGCCGGACCGAATTCCGATGGACGCGACCGAAATATACTTGGACGGAAACGATCTAAAAGAATTGGGAAATCACGTTTTTATCGGTAAAAAACGGTTACAAGTTTTGTTCCTCAATAAtagcaatattaatataatacaaaatagaaCATTTAACGGTATTGAATCATTGAGAGTGCTTCATTTGGATAACAATAACATAGAAGTATTGAGAAATACGCAATTCACCAAGCTTCAGAATCTCGTCGAGCTTTATCTACgagacaacaaaataaaagtaattgaaaaCGATACTTTTAATTACCTGCCCTCGCTGGAGTTCTTGGACCTTGACAATAACGGTTACGTTGATTACATGCCGTGGCGAGTCATTACTGACAACAATCCCCGCACGCGTGTCTCTGTAGATGGGAACAACTGGATATGCGATTGTAAAGACGTTGCTCAGCTGAATCaatggttaataaaaaaatcaaaagatACCGAGACCATGATGTGCTACTTTGCTCACGGGCAACCCATGAATAAAACTATCGCAACCGTAGCGAAGGAATGTAAAGCAGAGATCACTACCGAGGAAACAGGGACCGAGACTCTAGAGCGATTATTCATCAAACCGAATGACGGcgttgaaaattatattccgTACATCGCAGCGGGGCTGATAATAGCAATTATACTTTTACTGATGTGCGCTTTGCTTTTTATGTTCCGagaagattttaaattatggatGCATTCAAAATATGGTGTAAGAGTATTCAGTTCCACTTCGAAAGACATGaatgacaacaaaaataaGCGTTTCGACGCTTTTTTTGTCTACAATCCACGGGATGAAGACTTCGTGACCCGCGCCGTGAGTTCCAACCTTGAGAACTCCGGACATACCTTGTGTTTACAACACAGGGACTTGCAGCTTATCGAGAGACGGTCCAGTGATAGTTTAGTGAGTGCGGCCGAAAGTTCCAAAAGACTAGTGATAGTGCTATCGATAAACTTTTTACAACAAGAGTGGTACTCGGTTGACTCTAAAGCAGCCGTCCAAAGTGCTATAAACTCAGTGAACATCAGGCATAGGCgtcaaaaaattgtatttctcGTTACGACGGACTTGAGTGCCATAAACATAGATCCAGACTTGAAGGTGTTGCTCAAAACGTGTACAGTGATAGTGTGGGGTGAAAGGAACTGTTGGGAAAAGCTAAATTTTCGGTTACCGGATGTGGACGTGACATTGCCGAATCGGACGCTTCATAATTCGAATAATATGAAAAGTGGGAATAGGGAAGGTTTTGGGAGGCATGGGAATTTGCGGTATACTGCGCCTCCCACGTCGCAAGATCCGTGGTATAAGTACGGGATGGCGCCGCCTATACTGATGATGTCAAGCCCGATGCACTCGACTAGTGCGAGTGCGGAGGTGTCTGCTCGTAGCACTGAGGATGAGACGTGCTCGGTCGCCAGCAGTGACGGTCGTCCGGACGACCGGCTGCCTCATCATCATAGTTACGTCTCTATTGACAATCACCAGTGTGAGGAGCGACCTTTAAGGCCAGCACAACAAATTCCCATGTCCAACACTAGGCCTAACAATATGAGAAAGACTTACTTTGTATAG